TAAGCTGAAGAAAGCGCTCGAATCGTTTTGGTCGGGCAAGAGCACGGCGGTCGATCTTCAGTACACCGCCGCCGAACTGCGGAGTAGAAATTGGTGTGCCATGAAACAGGCCGGCATCGACCATATCCCGGTGGGGGATTTTTCGCTCTATGATCACATGCTGGACATGGCCGTGGCCGTCGGCGCCGTGCCGGAACGATATCAAGGCATACAAGATCCTCTTATCAGATATTTCGCCATGGCTCGTGGTCTACAGGACCTCGAGGCAGGTATCGATGTGCCTGCATTGGAGATGACGAAGTGGTTCGATACGAACTACCACTATATCGTTCCTGAGATTGATCCCAACAAGCCGTTCGTGCTCAATGCATCGAAACTTTTATCCGAAATCGATGAAGCAAGACGGATCCTCGGTATCGATCCTCGACCAGTCATCACCGGCCCCGTCACGTTTCTGCTCCTCTCGAAAATGGCAGGCGACGCGAAGGGCACTGCCACGCTCGATCTGCTCGACAAGCTCCTTCCCGTCTATGAGCAGCTTGTAATCGAACTGGCGAAGCGGCGCGTGGGGTGGATTCAACTCGACGAGCCCTGTCTCACGCTCGATCTCGATGACCGCGCGAAAGCGGCGTATCGGCTTGCCCTGGCACGTCTGACGAACCTGGAGAATCGGCCTCGCCTCATGCTGACGACCTACTTCGGTCGACTTGCGGACAACCTCCCGATTGCCGTGGGATCCCGTTGTGATGCCTTGCATGTCGATCTGGTGCGCGCCTCCGAACAACTCGACGCGGTGCTCAAGGCGGTTCGATCGCCAATGCGATTGTCTCTCGGGGTTGTCGACGGTCGGAACGTCTGGCGCACGGACCTCGATGCGGCCCATGCGATCGTGCGGCGGGCCGTGCTGGCCTTAGGACGAGAGTATGTCCTCGTTGCGCCCTCATGCTCGCTCCTCCACGTGCCGGTCGACCTGGCCGGCGAACAGAAGATCGACACAGAGCTCAAGAGTTGGTTGGCCTTCGCGGCACAAAAGCTCCATGAGCTTCGTGTGTTGGCCGACACGGCGGAGATGGATACGCCGGCTGACGGGCGCTTCATGGATGCGCGGGCCGCACGATCAACCAGACAGGCGTCCTCGAGAGTTCGCAACTCTGCCGTGCGAGATTGCGTACAAGCGGTGACCGACACGATGTTCCGCCGGACCTCACCATTCCAGGAACGCATCAAGAAGCAGCGTACTCGGTTCAACCTGCCGGCTTTTCCGACGACGACCATCGGTTCCTTCCCTCAGACCGGCGATGTTCGTGGTGCACGCGCCGCCTGGCGAGCGGGGCATATGACGGCGCAGGGCTATAAGGAATTTCTGCAAGCCGAGACACGCCGCTGTATCCAGAAGCAAGAAGCGCTTGGGCTCGATGTCTTGGTACACGGTGAATTCGAGCGCACTGACATGGTGGAGTATTTCGGCGAACAGCTCGACGGCTTCGCCTTCACCGAGAAGGGCTGGGTCCAGAGCTATGGATCGCGTTGTGTGAAGCCGCCTATCATTTTCGGCGATGTTTCGCGGCGGCACCCGATGACCGTGGAGTGGTCGACCTACGCCCAACAGCTCACACGGCGTCCGATGAAGGGCATGCTCACGGGGCCGGTCACCATCCTCCAGTGGTCGTTCGTCCGTGACGATCAGCCGCGCAAGGATACCTGTCTCCAGATCGCCCTTGCGCTTCGCGGAGAGGTTGCCGACTTGGAACGGGCGGGCATCGGAATGATCCAGGTGGACGAACCGGCGATTCGCGAAGGGCTTCCGCTCCGGCGTCGGGATTGGAAGGCCTATCTGCGCTGGGCGGTCGACGCCTTCAAACTCGCCACGAGCGGAGTCCTGGACGAGACGCAGATCCATACCCACATGTGTTATTCGGAGTTCGGGGACATCCTGGAGGCCATCGCCGAAATGGATGCCGACGTCATGTCCATCGAAACGTCTCGTTCGAAGATGGAGCTGCTGGCCGATTTTGCTCGCTTCCGTTATCCGAACGAAATCGGCCCCGGCGTGTACGACATTCACTCACCGCGTGTGCCGATGGGCGAAGAAATGGCGGAGCTCCTTCTTCGTGCCGGAATGGTCTTGCCGGCCGCGCGTCTCTGGGTGAACCCCGATTGCGGACTCAAAACGCGCGGCTGGCCGGAAGTCGAGGCGGCGCTCGCCAACATGGTTGACGCGGC
This region of Nitrospira sp. genomic DNA includes:
- the metE gene encoding 5-methyltetrahydropteroyltriglutamate--homocysteine S-methyltransferase; its protein translation is MAVVATCLGYPRIGATRKLKKALESFWSGKSTAVDLQYTAAELRSRNWCAMKQAGIDHIPVGDFSLYDHMLDMAVAVGAVPERYQGIQDPLIRYFAMARGLQDLEAGIDVPALEMTKWFDTNYHYIVPEIDPNKPFVLNASKLLSEIDEARRILGIDPRPVITGPVTFLLLSKMAGDAKGTATLDLLDKLLPVYEQLVIELAKRRVGWIQLDEPCLTLDLDDRAKAAYRLALARLTNLENRPRLMLTTYFGRLADNLPIAVGSRCDALHVDLVRASEQLDAVLKAVRSPMRLSLGVVDGRNVWRTDLDAAHAIVRRAVLALGREYVLVAPSCSLLHVPVDLAGEQKIDTELKSWLAFAAQKLHELRVLADTAEMDTPADGRFMDARAARSTRQASSRVRNSAVRDCVQAVTDTMFRRTSPFQERIKKQRTRFNLPAFPTTTIGSFPQTGDVRGARAAWRAGHMTAQGYKEFLQAETRRCIQKQEALGLDVLVHGEFERTDMVEYFGEQLDGFAFTEKGWVQSYGSRCVKPPIIFGDVSRRHPMTVEWSTYAQQLTRRPMKGMLTGPVTILQWSFVRDDQPRKDTCLQIALALRGEVADLERAGIGMIQVDEPAIREGLPLRRRDWKAYLRWAVDAFKLATSGVLDETQIHTHMCYSEFGDILEAIAEMDADVMSIETSRSKMELLADFARFRYPNEIGPGVYDIHSPRVPMGEEMAELLLRAGMVLPAARLWVNPDCGLKTRGWPEVEAALANMVDAARLARKRFVGATS